One Burkholderia gladioli genomic window, GCGGGAAGACGGCGACGGCGCCTGGCCGGCGGAACTCGCCTGGCTGGCAGGCATCGCCTTGCTGGAAACGATCGCCTCGGCGCCCGGGATCGCCTTGCGGCGGGCACGACGCGCATCGGGTGGAATGGCCAGCCCTGTCAAATACCGCCCCCTCGGAAATTGATCGGATGAAAAAACCACATTTGACCACAGCGACATGGCGCCACAGAGGCCAAAGCTTGAAAGATCTTCAAAAGCACGCGTGCAGATACACACCGCGGGCATTCGACGCGCCTGAACGCCGGCTGTTCCCCGCGATGCGGTAAAATCCCGCCATCCCCAACCCGGGCGGCGGCGCCAAGCGCGCACCGGCCCGTCTCGAACGGAACCCACCATGTCGTACACGTCCGACGTCACGCAATTTCTGAACCAGCTCAAGCAACAGAAGCCGACGCTGGAAGACGAGCAGCGCAAGGGCCGCGCCCTGCTGTGGGACAAGCAGCCGATCGACCTCGACGAGCGTTCGGAGCAGCAGCAATCGCGCGTCAAGCAGACCTCCTACGTCTACTACCAGAACTTCTGATCCCGTGAGCGCCGCCGACGAGGCCGCCGCCCCGCCCGAGGACGCGCTCACCGCGCGTGCCGGCGCCGATTCGACGCCCGACACGGTGGACGGCGTCGCCGCCTTCGCGCGCCTGTACGGCGAGCCGCTGTTCAAGCTGCCGCAGGATCTCTACATCCCGCCCGACGCGCTCGAGGTCTTCCTGGAGACCTTCGAGGGCCCGCTGGACCTGCTGCTGTACCTGATCCGCAAGCAGAACTTCAACGTGCTCGACATCCCGATGGCCGAGGTCACCGCCCAGTACCTCGGCTACGTCGACCAGATCCGCGAGTCGAACCTGGAGCTGGCGGCCGAGTACCTGCTGATGGCGGCGATGCTCATCGAGATCAAGTCGCGCATGCTGCTGCCGGTCAAGAAGGCCGACACCGGCGAGGAAGCCGAGGATCCGCGCGCCGAGCTGGTGCGCCGCCTGCTCGAATACGAGCAGATGAAGCTGGCCGCGCAGCGGCTCGACCAACTGCCGCAGCTCGGCCGCGACTTCCTGCGCGCCGAGGTCTACATCGAGCAGAGCATCACCCCGCGCTTCCCGGACGTCGATTCCGACGACCTGCGCGCGGCCTGGGCCGACGTGCTCAAGCGCGCCAAGCTGGTTCAGCATCACAAGATCTCGCGCGAGGAGCTGTCGGTGCGCGAGCACATGAGCCTGATCCTGCGGCAGTTGCAGAACGTGCGCTTCATGGAGTTCGCCGAGCTGTTCGACACCTCGCGCGGCGTGCCGGTGGTGGTGGTCAACTTCATCGCCATGCTCGAGCTGGCGCGCGAATCGCTGATCGAGATCACCCAGCCCGAGCCCTTCGCGCCGATCTACGTGCGCCTGGCCTACCTGCCGGCCTGAGGCGGGCGCGCCAGGCCTCGCGCTGTTTCCTCCCGCGGCTTCCTCCCCTTTCGTCTCGAAGACGGGCCGGCACGGCCCCGTCTGTCCTGCCTTTCGCGCGGCGCGCCCGGATAAAAAGCGAACGATCGTGCGCTTATCGGTGCGCTTCAGCCGCAAATCCTCTACAATCGCCGACGCTCGCGCCCTGCCCGGCTCGCGGGCCAGCGAACCGTCCGACCACGAGGCCGCGCCCCGCGCGGCGGCAACGCGCGATGCGCGCGAGGAACCGCTCTACCGACCATGAAAGTCATCAGCACGATCCAGGAGCTGCGCGACCAGTTGCGCGGCCAGAACCGCACGGCCTTCGTGCCGACGATGGGCAACCTGCATGAAGGCCATCTGTCGCTGATGCGGCTCGCGCGCCAGCATGGCGACCCGGTGGTCGCGAGCATCTTCGTGAACCGGCTGCAGTTCGGCCCGAACGAGGATTTCGACAAGTACCCGCGCACGCTGCAGGACGACATCGAGAAGCTGCAGAGCGAAAACGTCTACGTGCTGTTCGCGCCGACCGAGCGCGACCTGTACCCGGAGCCGCAGGAATACCGCGTGCAGCCGCCCCACGACCTGGGCGACATCCTGGAGGGCGAGTTCCGCCCCGGCTTCTTCACCGGCGTGTGCACCGTGGTCACCAAGCTGATGGCCTGCGTGCAGCCGAAGGTGGCGGTGTTCGGCAAGAAGGATTACCAGCAGCTGATGATCGTGCGCCGCATGTGCCACCAGCTCGCGCTGCCGGTGGACATCGTGGCCGCCGAAACGGTGCGCAACGACGACGGCCTGGCGCTGTCCTCGCGCAACCGCTAC contains:
- a CDS encoding DUF3460 family protein; the protein is MSYTSDVTQFLNQLKQQKPTLEDEQRKGRALLWDKQPIDLDERSEQQQSRVKQTSYVYYQNF
- a CDS encoding segregation and condensation protein A, with protein sequence MSAADEAAAPPEDALTARAGADSTPDTVDGVAAFARLYGEPLFKLPQDLYIPPDALEVFLETFEGPLDLLLYLIRKQNFNVLDIPMAEVTAQYLGYVDQIRESNLELAAEYLLMAAMLIEIKSRMLLPVKKADTGEEAEDPRAELVRRLLEYEQMKLAAQRLDQLPQLGRDFLRAEVYIEQSITPRFPDVDSDDLRAAWADVLKRAKLVQHHKISREELSVREHMSLILRQLQNVRFMEFAELFDTSRGVPVVVVNFIAMLELARESLIEITQPEPFAPIYVRLAYLPA
- the panC gene encoding pantoate--beta-alanine ligase; the encoded protein is MKVISTIQELRDQLRGQNRTAFVPTMGNLHEGHLSLMRLARQHGDPVVASIFVNRLQFGPNEDFDKYPRTLQDDIEKLQSENVYVLFAPTERDLYPEPQEYRVQPPHDLGDILEGEFRPGFFTGVCTVVTKLMACVQPKVAVFGKKDYQQLMIVRRMCHQLALPVDIVAAETVRNDDGLALSSRNRYLSEAERAEAPELARALQRVRETVLGGERDLAKVETAAREALATRGWQPDYIAIRRRANLVAPSAEQLEGGEPLVVLAAAKLGATRLIDNLEI